A stretch of the Papaver somniferum cultivar HN1 chromosome 6, ASM357369v1, whole genome shotgun sequence genome encodes the following:
- the LOC113287533 gene encoding uncharacterized protein LOC113287533 gives MVLQKEYLDVILVPTGLFLMIGYHLFLLYRIRKFPHTTVIGYENHNKRAWVEGLMQGDSDMKDTGIALTVIASNIGAATYLASLSIGLSSLIGAWVGSSSNNIFMSDLIYGDRRSSTISIKDGSDKRKQFLVSWTSSTVLRHHPVVLDFWSHSDARFLNFYGYPPPLS, from the exons ATGGTTTTGCAGAAGGAATACCTGGATGTGATCTTGGTCCCTACTGGTTTGTTTCTCATGATTGGTTACCATCTTTTCCTTCTCTATAGAATCAGAAAATTTCCGCATACAACCGTCATCGGCTACGAAAATCACAACAAAAGAGCATGGGTTGAAGGATTGATGCAG GGCGACTCTGATATGAAGGACACCGGTATAGCGCTGACTGTAATTGCAAGCAATATTGGAGCAGCAACTTACCTAGCCTCTCTTTCAATTGGCTTGAGTTCACTAATTGGAGCATGGGTCGGGAGTTCTTCAAATAACATTTTCATGAGCGATCTGATATATGGAGACAGGAGATCATCCACCATTTCGATCAA AGATGGCAGTGATAAGAGGAAGCAATTTCTGGTCTCTTGGACTTCGAGCACTGTACTTCGCCACCACCCTGTTGTTCTGGATTTTTGGTCCCATTCCGATGCTCGCTTCCTCAATTTTTATGGTTATCCTCCTCCACTTTCTTGA
- the LOC113287532 gene encoding uncharacterized protein LOC113287532, which translates to MIHSHYRLLSTNLSLSLPLFRPIPFFPSSSFSRVTTTRPIQANLGTNFQTWLAQSLEPTTNMIIPPSESVPIELPSPISDVFATTDDPSSLQVATSVLLTGAIAIFLFRSLRRRAKRAKELRFRSTGATKTLKDEALDSLKAIKLTSVEKDSPPSPVQALLGGLAAGVIALILYKFTTTIEASLNRQTIADNFSVRQITITVRTIINGICYLATFVFGINAVGLILYSGQLALSSFMDGSMEEAFLGDDGSRSSTNISTKSTEANQDSISSDKDQSSESSDSG; encoded by the exons ATGATCCACTCTCACTATCGCCTTCTCTCCACCAATCTTTCACTCTCCCTCCCTCTTTTTCGTCCCATTCCattcttcccttcttcttctttttccagaGTTACCACTACACGTCCAATTCAAGCAAACCTTGGAACTAACTTTCAGACATGGTTAGCTCAGTCATTAGAACCCACCACCAATATGATAATCCCCCCATCAGAATCAGTACCCATCGAACTACCATCACCAATTTCAGATGTCTTTGCTACTACGGATGACCCATCTTCTCTTCAAGTAGCAACTAGTGTTCTTCTCACTGGTGCTATCGCTATTTTCCTCTTTCGTTCTCTCAGACGCAGAGCTAAACGAGCTAAAGAACTG AGATTTAGGTCTACTGGTGCAACAAAAACATTAAAGGATGAAGCTTTGGATAGTTTGAAAGCGATTAAATTGACGTCAGTTGAGAAAGATTCTCCTCCTTCACCTGTTCAAGCTTTGTTGGGTGGACTTGCTGCTGGTGTTATTGCTTTAATTCTATATAAATTCACTACCACTATTGAGGCTTCCCTTAATCGACAAACCATTGCGGATAATTTCTCG GTTCGTCAGATAACCATAACCGTAAG GACCATTATTAATGGGATTTGCTACCTCGCAACATTTGTTTTCGGTATCAATGCTGTTGGTTTGATTCTTTATTCAGGCCAGCTTGCTCTCAGTTCTTTTATGGATGGGTCTATGGAGGAAGCTTTCCTAGGGGATGATGGATCACGAAGCTCAACAAATATATCAACCAAAAGCACGGAAGCTAATCAGGACTCTATTAGTAGTGATAAAGATCAAAGCTCAGAATCTTCAGACAGTGGGTAG